One Aquarana catesbeiana isolate 2022-GZ linkage group LG06, ASM4218655v1, whole genome shotgun sequence genomic region harbors:
- the LOC141148623 gene encoding nmrA-like family domain-containing protein 1 isoform X1: MVVTSLPPGSWCHHSSVFVCSLLHKPSTAQHLRPEGVVLHCPPSILHLPSSTVPPPPSTMSKKVFVVFGATGAQGGSVAKTLLEDGTFAVRAVTRDVKKEAALKLKEAGAEVVAADLDDEKSIEAALKGAYGAFVVTNFLEHFSKDKEFAQGKCFADVSKHLGLTLVVFSGLENVKKLTNGKLEVPNFDGKGEVEEYFREIGVPMTSVRLPCYYENFLTFFRPQKDKDGDGYTLCIPMGDVPLDGFSVEDLGGVVLTILKSPSKYAGKDIGLSMEKLTMEEYAAIMTKVLGKNIRDAKLTPENFGKTDIPGAKELVNMFIFYTMKPNRDIQLTLQLNPKAKKFQCWLQENKAAFDNL, translated from the exons AGCCTTCCACAGCTCAACATCTAAGACCAGAAGGTGTCGTCCTCCACTGTCCACCGTCCATCCTCCACCTTCCATCCTCCACCgtccctcctccaccatccaccATGTCCAAGAAAGTCTTCGTAGTCTTCGGAGCCACAG GAGCTCAGGGTGGCTCTGTAGCCAAGACTCTTCTAGAAGATGGTACCTTTGCCGTCAGGGCGGTGACTCGTGATGTCAAGAAAGAAGCTGCTTTGAAGCTGAAGGAGGCCGGCGCTGAGGTGGTGGCTGCAGATCTGGATGACGAGAAGAGCATTGAGGCCGCCCTAAAGGGAGCTTATGGAGCTTTCGTGGTCACCAACTTCTTGGAACATTTCAGCAAAGATAAGGAATTTGCCCAG GGCAAATGTTTTGCGGATGTGTCTAAACATCTCGGCCTGACATTGGTGGTGTTCAGTGGCTTAGAGAATGTGAAGAAGTTGACCAACGGAAAGCTGGAAGTGCCAAATTTTGACGGTAAAGGGGAGGTGGAGGAGTATTTCCGGGAGATCGGCGTGCCCATGACCAGTGTGAGACTCCCCTGTTACTACGAGAACTTTCTGACCTTCTTCAGGCCACAGAAGGACAAGGATGGCGATGGCTACACTCTGT GCATCCCTATGGGTGACGTCCCCCTGGATGGGTTTTCTGTGGAGGATCTGGGTGGTGTTGTTCTCACCATTTTGAAGTCTCCCTCAAAATACGCTGGCAAGGACATTGGTCTCAGCATGGAGAAGCTGACGATGGAAGAGTATGCTGCCATAATGACCAAAGTGCTCGGCAAGAACATCAGAGATGCCAAG CTTACTCCCGAAAACTTTGGAAAGACGGACATTCCCGGGGCAAAGGAGCTGGTCAACATGTTTATATTCTACACAATGAAACCAAACCGCGACATTCAACTCACTCTTCAGCTTAACCCCAAAGCTAAGAAGTTCCAGTGCTGGCTACAGGAGAACAAGGCCGCCTTTGATAACCTGTGA
- the LOC141148623 gene encoding nmrA-like family domain-containing protein 1 isoform X2, with the protein MSKKVFVVFGATGAQGGSVAKTLLEDGTFAVRAVTRDVKKEAALKLKEAGAEVVAADLDDEKSIEAALKGAYGAFVVTNFLEHFSKDKEFAQGKCFADVSKHLGLTLVVFSGLENVKKLTNGKLEVPNFDGKGEVEEYFREIGVPMTSVRLPCYYENFLTFFRPQKDKDGDGYTLCIPMGDVPLDGFSVEDLGGVVLTILKSPSKYAGKDIGLSMEKLTMEEYAAIMTKVLGKNIRDAKLTPENFGKTDIPGAKELVNMFIFYTMKPNRDIQLTLQLNPKAKKFQCWLQENKAAFDNL; encoded by the exons ATGTCCAAGAAAGTCTTCGTAGTCTTCGGAGCCACAG GAGCTCAGGGTGGCTCTGTAGCCAAGACTCTTCTAGAAGATGGTACCTTTGCCGTCAGGGCGGTGACTCGTGATGTCAAGAAAGAAGCTGCTTTGAAGCTGAAGGAGGCCGGCGCTGAGGTGGTGGCTGCAGATCTGGATGACGAGAAGAGCATTGAGGCCGCCCTAAAGGGAGCTTATGGAGCTTTCGTGGTCACCAACTTCTTGGAACATTTCAGCAAAGATAAGGAATTTGCCCAG GGCAAATGTTTTGCGGATGTGTCTAAACATCTCGGCCTGACATTGGTGGTGTTCAGTGGCTTAGAGAATGTGAAGAAGTTGACCAACGGAAAGCTGGAAGTGCCAAATTTTGACGGTAAAGGGGAGGTGGAGGAGTATTTCCGGGAGATCGGCGTGCCCATGACCAGTGTGAGACTCCCCTGTTACTACGAGAACTTTCTGACCTTCTTCAGGCCACAGAAGGACAAGGATGGCGATGGCTACACTCTGT GCATCCCTATGGGTGACGTCCCCCTGGATGGGTTTTCTGTGGAGGATCTGGGTGGTGTTGTTCTCACCATTTTGAAGTCTCCCTCAAAATACGCTGGCAAGGACATTGGTCTCAGCATGGAGAAGCTGACGATGGAAGAGTATGCTGCCATAATGACCAAAGTGCTCGGCAAGAACATCAGAGATGCCAAG CTTACTCCCGAAAACTTTGGAAAGACGGACATTCCCGGGGCAAAGGAGCTGGTCAACATGTTTATATTCTACACAATGAAACCAAACCGCGACATTCAACTCACTCTTCAGCTTAACCCCAAAGCTAAGAAGTTCCAGTGCTGGCTACAGGAGAACAAGGCCGCCTTTGATAACCTGTGA